TTTGCGAACTCGGCGAAGCCGCGCGGGTCCTTGTATTTGTGGGTCTGGCGCGTCGCGCCGTCGGCATAGCGCGCGGCTGCGGTCGGAAAATCGACGGTTTCGAACATCTTGGCGGTTTCGCGCGACGCTTCGCGCGTCTGCTCGACCAGTTTGGCATCGGGGCTCGAGCCATAGCCGCAGCCGGCCGTCATGACCGAGAGACACCTTTCCGGATATTTGACGCCGACCAGCAGCGCGGTGAGCGCACCCATCGAATGACCGACGATATGCGCCTTGTCGATCTTGAGCGCATCCAGGAGCGCGATGACATCGTCAACGGCCAAGCCCTGCCCGTATTTCGCCGGATCGGTCGGCACGTCGGACGGCGGATAGCCGCGCTGGCTATAGGTGATGCAACGATGCGCTCGCGAGAAGAACCGCATCTGCGGCTCCCAGGTGCGCCAGTCGCCGGCATATTCGTGGACGAATACGATGGGCGTGCCGCTTCCGGCTTCCTCGTAATAGAGGCTGACGCCATCCCTCGTTTGGATCTGCGACATCGTTTCCCTCGCTGCCACGACGCGAATTAGTTTGCACACAAACAAAGCCCGAGTAAAGTCCAAAGACGACAAATTGCCGGGGTCCTGTTCGACAGGGCCGGCGGATGAGCAAGACTTGAGCAAGACTTGCCCCACCGCCCGGACTTGACGGACGATTAAACACGCTTGGAGCCGCGCGGCTTCAGGCAAATGTTTGGGTCGCTTCCTTCAGGGAGAAAAGTCGATGTTCGCTTTTCGGCGCCGCGTTATTGCACTGATCGCTGCTTTTGCTCTCGCCACGGCTTTCGCGCCGCAGGCCGGGGCGCAACAGAAGACCACCATCAAGGTTTCCAGCCTGACGCTGCCGGTCATCGCGCCGCTGGTCTGGAATATCATGAAGACACGCGGCTTGGACGAGAAGCACGGTTTCACGCTCGAAATTCAGCCCTATCCCGCGATCTCTGCCTATTACGCCGGCTTCGCGACCGGCGAGACCGATGTCGTGCTTGGCGGGCCGACAGTTTTTCAGAAGCTCTATCAGGAAGGTGTGCCGGCCCGCATCATCGGCACCGGCATCACGCTCGCCGACCTCGTGATCTTCGCCAAGGACCCGGCGATCAAGTCGCTCGCCGACCTCAAGGGCAAGCAGATTGCCATGGATATGGGCAGCGCCCAGTTCCAGGTGGTGAAGATCTATGCGCTGGCCAAGGGCATCGACCTCGGCAAGGACATCACCGTGGTCAACGCCAACTTTGCCGTTGCACGCGCGCAGTTGGAGGCGGGCCGCGTCGACGCCGCGATGGTGATCGAGCCGCTCGCCAGCATCATCACAAAGCAGAATCCGGACTGGAAGATTATCTTCAACGGCGCCGAAGGCTGGAAGGACGTCACCGGCGAGACCGGCTGGGAGTTGGTACCCGCCATGCGCGCCAGCCTGATCGAGAAAGACCCGACCGCGCCGAAGAAACTGATCGCCGCGCTAGCCGACGTCGCCAAGGTCTTCCATGAGGAGACCGCGGCGGCCGACAAGATCGGCGCCGAAACCACCAAGCTGCCGCCCGGCGTCCTCACCGCCGCGATCTCCGGCGGCCGCTTGCAGCTTTCGGTCAAGCCGATGTCGGATGCCGCCGCCAAAAAATCGGTCAAGGACATGATGGAGCTGGCGGTAAAGGCCGGTTTCTACACGCAGATGCCGGACGACAAGATTTTCCACGTTCAGTAGCCCGATGGCCCTCGAGACTCCCCGGGAGTCTGCGCCGGACATCGCCTTTCCGAAGCAGACTCTCGTTTCCCTGCTGATCTTTGCCGC
The Pseudolabrys sp. FHR47 genome window above contains:
- a CDS encoding alpha/beta fold hydrolase, coding for MSQIQTRDGVSLYYEEAGSGTPIVFVHEYAGDWRTWEPQMRFFSRAHRCITYSQRGYPPSDVPTDPAKYGQGLAVDDVIALLDALKIDKAHIVGHSMGALTALLVGVKYPERCLSVMTAGCGYGSSPDAKLVEQTREASRETAKMFETVDFPTAAARYADGATRQTHKYKDPRGFAEFAKMLAEHSPVGHAMTMREVQAKRPTLWDIQDDLKKFKLPLLVLVGDEDDWCLEASVFIKRTVPTAGLVVIPRSGHTITSEEPAAFNAALADLIANAEAGKWMSHRAP
- a CDS encoding ABC transporter substrate-binding protein; protein product: MFAFRRRVIALIAAFALATAFAPQAGAQQKTTIKVSSLTLPVIAPLVWNIMKTRGLDEKHGFTLEIQPYPAISAYYAGFATGETDVVLGGPTVFQKLYQEGVPARIIGTGITLADLVIFAKDPAIKSLADLKGKQIAMDMGSAQFQVVKIYALAKGIDLGKDITVVNANFAVARAQLEAGRVDAAMVIEPLASIITKQNPDWKIIFNGAEGWKDVTGETGWELVPAMRASLIEKDPTAPKKLIAALADVAKVFHEETAAADKIGAETTKLPPGVLTAAISGGRLQLSVKPMSDAAAKKSVKDMMELAVKAGFYTQMPDDKIFHVQ